A single genomic interval of Bradyrhizobium japonicum USDA 6 harbors:
- a CDS encoding 3-deoxy-7-phosphoheptulonate synthase: MLSTTDDLRIRELKELSTPEEVMREVPRTLTATRVVMAARNAIHAILNGQDDRLLVVVGPCSVHDPKAALEYAERLASLREDLADQLEIVMRVYFEKPRTTVGWKGLINDPDLDGSFDINKGLRLARNVLSAVNNLGLPAGTEFLDMTTPQYIADLVSWAAIGARTTESQIHRELASGLSCPVGFKNGTDGNVRIAADAVKSASHPHHFMAVTKLGRSAIASTAGNEDCHIILRGGSKPNYDAASVAAACNDLAKSGVAPLVMVDASHANSSKKPENQPLVMADIAGQISGGENRIMGVMIESNLVAGRQDVVPGKPLTYGQSITDGCIDWAATATALEQLADAVEIRRNTQRAGLHERSA, translated from the coding sequence GTGCTGAGCACGACCGACGATCTTCGTATCCGCGAACTGAAAGAGCTGAGCACACCGGAAGAGGTGATGCGGGAAGTCCCGCGCACGCTCACCGCAACGCGTGTGGTGATGGCGGCGCGCAACGCCATTCATGCCATCCTCAACGGCCAGGACGACCGCCTGCTGGTCGTGGTCGGCCCCTGCTCGGTGCACGATCCCAAGGCCGCGCTCGAATATGCCGAGCGCCTCGCGAGCCTGCGCGAGGACCTTGCCGACCAGCTCGAGATCGTGATGCGGGTCTATTTCGAGAAGCCGCGCACCACCGTCGGCTGGAAGGGCCTGATCAACGATCCTGACCTGGACGGCAGCTTCGACATCAACAAGGGCCTGCGACTGGCGCGCAACGTGCTGTCCGCGGTGAACAATCTCGGCCTGCCGGCCGGCACCGAATTCCTCGACATGACGACGCCGCAATACATTGCGGATCTCGTGTCCTGGGCCGCGATCGGCGCGCGCACGACCGAGAGCCAGATCCATCGCGAGCTGGCCTCGGGGCTGTCCTGCCCGGTCGGGTTCAAGAACGGCACCGACGGCAATGTGCGCATCGCGGCGGACGCGGTGAAGTCGGCCTCGCATCCGCATCATTTCATGGCGGTGACCAAGCTCGGCCGCTCGGCGATCGCCTCGACCGCGGGCAACGAGGATTGCCACATCATCCTGCGCGGCGGCAGCAAGCCGAACTACGACGCGGCAAGCGTCGCGGCGGCCTGCAACGACCTGGCCAAATCCGGCGTCGCGCCGCTGGTGATGGTGGATGCGAGCCACGCCAATTCGAGCAAGAAGCCGGAAAACCAGCCGCTGGTCATGGCCGACATCGCCGGCCAGATCTCGGGCGGCGAGAACCGTATCATGGGCGTGATGATCGAGAGCAATCTCGTCGCCGGCCGCCAGGACGTGGTGCCGGGCAAGCCGCTGACCTACGGCCAGAGCATCACGGACGGATGCATCGACTGGGCGGCCACGGCAACCGCGCTCGAGCAGCTCGCTGACGCGGTCGAGATCCGGCGCAACACGCAGCGCGCGGGGCTGCACGAGCGCTCGGCGTAA
- a CDS encoding glutathione S-transferase family protein yields MPDTKRTIWGRANSVNVQKVLWCLAELDLPYERIDAGMAFGKTREAEYLAMNPNARIPTLVEDDFVLWESNSIMRYLCLAHGRGTPLYPEAPKLRTSVDRWLDWTLSMVQPVDRPVFWGIVRTAPAERDMIKVQRDADAAAEVWAIADRLLSSRRFMDGDQFTLADIAVGAYARRWLGVEGITRPAQPHLTRWLAELGKRGGFAQFVAPPMS; encoded by the coding sequence ATGCCGGACACCAAGCGAACGATCTGGGGCCGCGCCAACTCGGTCAACGTGCAGAAGGTGCTGTGGTGCCTCGCCGAGCTCGACCTGCCCTATGAGCGCATCGACGCCGGCATGGCGTTCGGCAAAACCCGCGAGGCCGAGTATCTCGCGATGAATCCCAATGCGCGGATCCCGACGCTGGTCGAGGACGATTTCGTGCTGTGGGAATCGAACTCCATCATGCGCTATCTCTGCCTCGCGCATGGCCGCGGCACGCCGCTCTATCCGGAAGCACCGAAGCTGCGCACCAGCGTCGACCGCTGGCTCGACTGGACGCTGTCGATGGTGCAGCCGGTCGACCGCCCCGTGTTCTGGGGCATCGTGCGCACCGCCCCCGCCGAGCGCGACATGATCAAGGTGCAGCGGGACGCCGATGCCGCCGCCGAGGTCTGGGCGATCGCCGACCGCCTGCTCTCGTCGCGCCGCTTCATGGACGGCGACCAGTTCACGCTGGCCGACATCGCGGTCGGCGCCTATGCGCGGCGCTGGCTCGGGGTCGAGGGCATCACCCGCCCGGCCCAGCCGCATCTGACCCGCTGGCTCGCCGAGCTCGGCAAACGTGGCGGATTTGCCCAGTTCGTCGCACCGCCGATGTCGTGA
- a CDS encoding VOC family protein has translation MRYLHTMLRVRNLDVALKFYQDALGLKEVRRIENDKGRFTLVFLCSADDLEALKKQPQTRGAPLVELTYNWDEEKYGEDRFFGHLAYEVDDIYATCAQLMKAGVTINRPPRDGNMAFVRSPDLHSIELLQKGEPKAPAEPWSSMPNTGHW, from the coding sequence ATGCGATACCTTCACACCATGCTGCGCGTGCGCAATCTCGATGTCGCGCTGAAGTTTTACCAGGATGCGCTGGGCTTGAAGGAGGTGCGGCGGATCGAGAACGACAAGGGGCGCTTCACACTCGTCTTCCTGTGCTCGGCGGACGATCTCGAGGCGCTGAAGAAGCAGCCGCAAACGCGCGGCGCGCCGCTGGTCGAGCTCACCTACAATTGGGACGAAGAGAAATACGGCGAGGACCGCTTCTTCGGCCATCTCGCCTATGAGGTCGACGACATCTACGCCACCTGCGCGCAGCTGATGAAGGCTGGCGTCACCATCAACCGGCCGCCGCGCGACGGCAACATGGCCTTCGTCCGCTCGCCGGATCTGCACTCGATCGAGCTGCTGCAGAAGGGCGAGCCGAAGGCGCCGGCCGAGCCCTGGTCGTCGATGCCGAATACCGGCCACTGGTAG
- a CDS encoding acyl-CoA desaturase codes for MSIAEFAPAETAQNAPAAAKPQLPPGVITEGPLVQAKLRESYLLLGILYVGAVAGIIWAITQGVGKVELFTFAWMFALTTFGIGAGMHRLFVHRSFRTGPIMRVFFCAIAQMAVQGSIAKWVANHRRHHLYADDVGDPHSPQFDGFGNRYVSALKGFLHAQGSWVFDQATTDNEYYAKDILADPIAMFFVRTRWVWYGMSGVFIPAVIGYTFGGVHTMIGCVLFSGLLRCYLLILTSQLTGSVCHAYGYRRFEVEDASTNEFVTTILTFGEGLHNNHHRFPRDAYISHAWWEIDLNGLIILGMEKIGLVHDVFHASHRQLELASEAEAQAATTAR; via the coding sequence ATGTCCATTGCTGAGTTCGCCCCGGCAGAAACCGCCCAAAACGCGCCTGCCGCCGCAAAGCCGCAGCTCCCGCCCGGCGTCATCACTGAAGGCCCGCTCGTCCAGGCCAAGTTGCGCGAAAGCTATCTCCTCCTCGGCATTCTCTACGTCGGCGCTGTCGCGGGCATCATCTGGGCCATCACGCAAGGCGTCGGCAAGGTGGAGCTGTTTACCTTTGCCTGGATGTTCGCGCTGACGACGTTCGGCATCGGCGCCGGCATGCACCGCCTGTTCGTCCATCGCAGCTTCCGCACCGGCCCGATCATGCGCGTCTTCTTCTGCGCCATCGCCCAGATGGCGGTGCAGGGCTCGATCGCGAAATGGGTCGCCAACCACCGCCGCCATCATCTCTATGCCGACGACGTCGGCGATCCCCACAGCCCGCAATTCGACGGCTTCGGCAATCGCTATGTCAGCGCACTCAAGGGCTTTTTGCACGCCCAGGGCAGCTGGGTGTTCGACCAGGCGACCACCGACAACGAATACTACGCCAAGGACATCCTCGCCGATCCGATCGCGATGTTCTTCGTGCGCACGCGCTGGGTCTGGTACGGGATGTCCGGCGTCTTCATTCCCGCCGTAATCGGCTACACCTTCGGCGGCGTGCACACCATGATCGGCTGCGTGCTGTTCTCCGGCCTGCTCCGCTGCTACCTGCTGATCCTCACCAGCCAGCTCACCGGCTCGGTCTGCCACGCCTACGGCTATCGCCGCTTCGAGGTCGAGGACGCCTCGACCAACGAGTTCGTGACCACGATCCTCACCTTTGGCGAGGGTCTGCACAACAACCATCACCGCTTCCCGAGGGACGCCTATATCTCGCATGCCTGGTGGGAGATCGATCTCAACGGCCTGATCATTCTGGGCATGGAGAAGATCGGCCTCGTCCACGACGTCTTCCACGCCTCGCACCGTCAGCTCGAGCTGGCGTCCGAAGCGGAGGCGCAGGCAGCCACGACGGCGCGCTAA
- a CDS encoding pilus assembly protein PilZ: MSVSEFLRQRAVDVSVSGSYSLPRWYDCEGQLRTFACRTKRVSPFRMIVDVPVVGKVGERVTSYFQDFGEFQCTISATLKAGFLMELDMTRERRAWMSEKLTWLEKKQKDASIQDLRIDARFVPQVSHTFLTLADGSTHACFIIDVSTAGVAISCEYDPAIGTALAVGACVGRVVRKFDNGFAVKFAEKQQRDDLVRLVVRTPMLQSA; encoded by the coding sequence ATGTCCGTCTCAGAGTTCCTCAGGCAGCGTGCAGTGGACGTCAGCGTGAGCGGCAGCTACTCGCTGCCGCGCTGGTACGATTGTGAGGGCCAGCTGCGCACCTTCGCCTGCCGCACCAAGCGTGTCTCCCCGTTCCGCATGATCGTCGACGTGCCTGTTGTCGGCAAGGTCGGCGAGCGCGTGACCTCCTATTTCCAGGACTTTGGCGAATTCCAGTGCACCATCAGCGCGACGTTGAAGGCGGGCTTCCTGATGGAACTCGACATGACGCGGGAGCGGCGCGCCTGGATGTCGGAAAAGCTGACCTGGCTGGAGAAGAAGCAGAAGGACGCCAGCATTCAGGACCTGCGCATTGACGCGCGCTTCGTTCCCCAGGTCTCGCACACCTTTCTGACGCTCGCCGACGGCAGCACCCATGCCTGCTTCATCATCGACGTCTCCACGGCCGGCGTCGCGATCTCCTGCGAATACGACCCGGCGATCGGAACCGCGCTTGCGGTCGGCGCCTGCGTCGGGCGCGTCGTTCGCAAATTCGACAACGGCTTTGCGGTCAAGTTCGCCGAGAAGCAGCAGCGGGACGACCTCGTCCGCCTGGTCGTCCGTACGCCCATGCTGCAATCGGCCTGA
- a CDS encoding PrsW family glutamic-type intramembrane protease has product MYLIEALPTVIGTAAIAPALLMLWLVIAAEERPGPPAQVWTAFLLGAASISLLGLARAPFAKMVAAPDNPWAALAMHSVFGVALPEEAVKVIAIVLVSSTKRRTFANPMDTVVYGAAVGLGFAAYENLAYLVQHAEMWRSLAALRSVLTVPFHGALGIIAGAYLTIARAGTALGANRHHRDWARLSSRLLIFAGPVALHSAFDFPLLTLQRMPDLDPTLRMWLGGASLLIGFSSIAFAIRLVRRVARHHAPRTDIARERLSQLRRMWALLLAGGGVGFLGLAFVLTSIHHWLINPERNLTLALIPIGFVSILLGLALLIVTIAIYILGRNRVRTSGEGFSSAHGGG; this is encoded by the coding sequence ATGTACCTGATTGAAGCTTTGCCCACTGTCATCGGAACTGCCGCCATCGCCCCGGCGCTGCTGATGCTGTGGCTCGTCATTGCCGCCGAGGAGCGTCCGGGACCGCCGGCCCAGGTCTGGACTGCGTTCCTGCTCGGCGCGGCCAGCATTTCGCTGCTGGGCCTTGCCCGTGCGCCCTTCGCCAAGATGGTTGCAGCCCCTGACAATCCCTGGGCCGCGCTCGCCATGCATTCGGTCTTCGGGGTCGCACTGCCCGAGGAAGCGGTCAAGGTGATCGCCATCGTGCTGGTCTCCTCGACCAAGCGGCGGACCTTCGCCAATCCGATGGACACCGTGGTCTATGGCGCCGCGGTCGGCCTCGGCTTCGCCGCCTACGAGAACCTCGCCTACCTCGTTCAGCACGCCGAGATGTGGCGCTCGCTGGCCGCCCTGCGCAGCGTGCTGACCGTGCCGTTCCACGGCGCGCTCGGCATCATCGCCGGCGCCTACCTGACCATCGCGCGCGCCGGCACGGCGCTGGGTGCCAACCGCCACCATCGCGACTGGGCCCGCCTCTCCAGCCGCCTGCTGATCTTCGCAGGCCCGGTCGCGCTGCATTCGGCCTTCGACTTCCCGCTGCTGACCTTGCAGCGGATGCCCGATCTCGATCCGACACTGCGGATGTGGCTCGGCGGAGCGAGCCTGCTGATCGGCTTCAGCTCGATTGCCTTCGCCATCCGCCTGGTGCGGCGGGTCGCGCGCCATCACGCGCCGCGGACCGATATCGCGCGGGAGCGGCTCAGCCAGCTGCGCCGGATGTGGGCGCTGCTGCTCGCCGGCGGCGGCGTCGGCTTTCTCGGCCTCGCCTTCGTGCTGACCTCGATCCATCACTGGCTGATCAACCCCGAGCGCAATCTGACGCTGGCCCTGATCCCGATCGGCTTCGTCTCGATCCTGCTCGGTCTCGCGCTCCTGATCGTCACGATCGCGATCTACATTCTCGGCCGCAACCGCGTTCGCACCAGCGGCGAAGGTTTTTCGTCAGCGCACGGCGGCGGTTGA
- a CDS encoding HdeD family acid-resistance protein, translating to MTSREDFSRLQSAMSQTVKAHWKAFLFEGILLAVLGVAALILPPLASLAITIFLGWMFLVSGIGGLIVTYWARNSPGFWWSLISAALAVLAGMLLLARPMQAVLTLTIVLGAYFLAEGVATIMYALEHRRDLSSRWTWLLISGLVDIAIAFMVITGLPSSAEWAIGILVGINLLFGGATLIGMALAARNSNS from the coding sequence ATGACATCGCGTGAGGATTTTTCCCGGCTGCAATCCGCCATGAGCCAGACGGTCAAGGCGCATTGGAAGGCCTTCCTGTTCGAAGGCATCCTGCTTGCCGTACTCGGCGTCGCCGCGCTGATCCTGCCGCCGCTCGCGAGCCTTGCGATCACGATCTTTCTCGGCTGGATGTTCCTGGTCAGCGGCATCGGCGGACTGATCGTGACCTATTGGGCGCGCAACTCGCCGGGGTTCTGGTGGTCGCTGATCTCGGCCGCGCTGGCCGTGCTTGCCGGGATGCTCCTGCTGGCCCGGCCGATGCAGGCCGTGCTGACGCTGACCATCGTGCTCGGCGCCTACTTCCTCGCCGAGGGCGTCGCCACCATCATGTATGCGCTGGAGCACCGCCGCGATTTGAGCAGCCGGTGGACGTGGCTCCTGATCTCGGGCCTCGTCGACATCGCCATCGCGTTCATGGTGATCACGGGGCTGCCGAGCTCGGCGGAATGGGCGATCGGCATCCTCGTCGGTATCAATTTGCTGTTCGGCGGCGCCACCCTGATCGGCATGGCGCTGGCGGCACGCAACAGCAACAGTTGA
- a CDS encoding PilZ domain-containing protein, producing the protein MPQPKKRAARKSLSRHAWITLDGGFAARHCLVEDISDTGAKIMLDEDASQLPGVIRLAFARDARTGRSCQVVWRRGNSAGVKFI; encoded by the coding sequence ATGCCCCAGCCCAAGAAGCGCGCAGCCCGCAAATCGCTGTCGCGGCACGCCTGGATCACGCTCGATGGCGGATTCGCGGCGCGGCATTGCCTGGTCGAGGACATCTCGGATACCGGCGCCAAGATCATGCTGGACGAGGACGCGAGCCAGCTTCCGGGCGTGATCCGGTTGGCGTTCGCGCGTGACGCCCGCACCGGGCGGAGCTGCCAGGTGGTCTGGCGCCGCGGCAACTCGGCGGGCGTCAAATTCATCTGA